A genomic segment from Aspergillus puulaauensis MK2 DNA, chromosome 1, nearly complete sequence encodes:
- a CDS encoding sugar porter family MFS transporter (COG:G;~EggNog:ENOG410PJ3A;~InterPro:IPR005829,IPR005828,IPR003663,IPR036259, IPR020846;~PFAM:PF00083,PF07690;~TransMembrane:11 (o73-91i103-123o129-150i162-180o200-217i291-315o327-348i360-380o392-415i427-447o459-481i);~go_component: GO:0016020 - membrane [Evidence IEA];~go_component: GO:0016021 - integral component of membrane [Evidence IEA];~go_function: GO:0022857 - transmembrane transporter activity [Evidence IEA];~go_process: GO:0055085 - transmembrane transport [Evidence IEA]): protein MPAAGGGIDRSALQKVPKAACGPYIWLAAIWASYCGGLHGFNTANISGAMGLDPFVRDFGWTNLSEEKVSDNSGWAVSSMLLGQTAGVILSGPLGERRGRKPVILASAIFYTIGAILMCANVGSFAELLVGRVLSGLGSGFGMTAGPVYISEVAPRELRGMMTTFYNINIMGGVAGSYWINYASLQVIPSSSSWQWRTTLVLQLIPSIAIFMGFMFFPESPRYLLMRGRVDDARDSLCKLRGGLDESDPYVAKEYTELQSMAEAGSESKRGLDALKSLVKQCVQDSATRHLLFFVVLIQTFFIMSGGNSITYYAPTILSSMGLDSNQVLLFTAVYGLIKVVSVILYAFFLTDRYGRRPLLLIGSSVNVACLIYLAAFLGVANISDTGSPSPAAWVAIVAICLFAIGYGFGWAPVFSLTASEICPTHLRGPIVSIAFTYQNLLNFGISRGFPNMTQDMHAWGPFALFAAFTGCATVWVYFAFPECKGRSMESVSAIFSLPWYRTGFCKVSPPGTSGEDRDLEKDGISSMHQENTKST from the exons ATGCCAGCAGCAGGTGGTGGAATTGATCGGAGTGCACTCCAGAAAGTCCCCAAGGCTGCCTGTGGGCCATACATATGGCTGGCAGCCATCTGGGCGTCTTACTGTGGTGGTCTTCATGGCTTCAACACCGCTAACATCTCCGGCGCCATGGGTCTGGATCCGTTTGTTCGTGACTTTGGCTGGACCAACCTCTCTGAGGAAAAAGTATCAGACAACTCTGGCTGGGCAGTCTCGTCCATGCTGCTT GGCCAAACTGCCGGTGTCATCTTGTCAGGTCCTCTTGGAGAACGCCGAGGCCGCAAGCCAGTTATCCTCGCCAGTGCCATCTTTTACACTATTGGAGCCATCCTGATGTGCGCCAACGTCGGTTCCTTTGCCGAGTTGCTCGTCGGCCGCGTGCTCTCAGGGCTGGGATCTGGATTCGGTATGACTGCCGGCCCAGTTTACATCTCCGAGGTGGCGCCACGAGAGCTGCGAGGAATGATGACCACTTTCTACAATATCAATATTATGGGTGGCGTAGCTGGCAGTTATTGGATCAACTACGCCTCGCTTCAAGTGATCCCCTCTAGCTCCAGCTGGCAGTGGCGGACCACCTTGGTGCTTCAGCTGATTCCTTCGATTGCGATTTTCATGGGGTTCATGTTCTTTCCAGAGAGTCCTCGTTATCTACTGATGCGTGGTCGAGTCGATGACGCTCGTGATAGTCTGTGCAAGCTCCGCGGTGGCTTGGATGAAAGTGATCCATACGTGGCCAAAGAATACACAGAGCTACAGAGCATGGCAGAGGCTGGCTCTGAGAGCAAGCGTGGCTTGGATGCGCTCAAGTCCCTTGTCAAACAATGTGTGCAAGACTCCGCAACACGccatctcctcttcttcgtggTGCTTATCCAGACGTTCTTTATCATGTCCGGTGGTAACTCGATTACCTACTACGCACCGACCATTCTCTCGTCCATGGGACTTGATTCAAATCAAGTCCTCCTATTCACGGCTGTTTATGGCTTGATCAAGGTCGTCTCTGTGATTCTTTATGCATTCTTCCTCACCGATCGATACGGCCGACGGCCGCTCCTTCTGATAGGGTCAAGTGTCAACGTTGCGTGCCTGATATATCTTGCAGCCTTTCTCGGCGTTGCGAACATCTCCGACACAGGCTCGCCTtcgccagcagcctgggTCGCGATCGTAGCAATCTGCCTTTTCGCCATAGGTTACGGCTTTGGGTGGGCACCTGTATTTTCCCTGACAGCATCGGAAATATGCCCGACGCACTTGCGTGGCCCAATAGTCTCTATTGCCTTCACATATCAAAATTTGTTGAACTTTGGAATCTCGCGCGGATTCCCGAACATGACCCAAGATATGCATGCATGGGGCCCCTTTGCTCTGTTTGCGGCGTTCACAGGATGTGCAACTGTTTGGGTATATTTTGCCTTCCCTGAATGCAAGGGCAGGAGCATGGAGAGCGTCAGTGCGATTTTCTCGCTGCCATGGTATCGCACAGGGTTCTGCAAAGTGTCACCACCGGGGACATCAGGGGAAGACCGCGACCTGGAGAAGGACGGAATCAGCAGTATGCATCAGGAGAACACCAAGAGCACTTAG
- a CDS encoding fungal specific transcription factor domain-containing protein (COG:K;~EggNog:ENOG410PG1C;~InterPro:IPR007219;~PFAM:PF04082;~go_function: GO:0003677 - DNA binding [Evidence IEA];~go_function: GO:0008270 - zinc ion binding [Evidence IEA];~go_process: GO:0006351 - transcription, DNA-templated [Evidence IEA]): MNGAIMGFRALAHSLHQYHPPLSHAVALFDVFKANVAPLVRVFHMPTLERLFWDAVASMDSIEKNMEALLFSIYYSALISLDSEQCFTALGISRSSALETYRFAVEQAMARANLLNTQNLLLLQATVLFLTAVRNEDDSRTVWSLTALVYHIAQAMGLHRDGEAFGLRPLETELRRRLWWHICLLDNRSTDYHGSEPIVHESVFDTRMPLNINDSDITAEMTQPPPEHEGTTEMTLSLIRCTAMRVVWKVGYMAPRQNYSSETDQQDSADRIALAEDLEHRLHDQFLKYCDPSIPLLRVASTVARIITMRMWMGILSPVARKDRTIRERLFRDSIQVLELSTALLTEEDVSRWAWHSRTHIQWYSVAFLLAELCWRPPSAECDRAWECVTAVYDRWVTMDLDKKGTLWRPIRRLMARARYVREIRNATTHPAGVVHHWRSAGGWQSQLQSQSQSPSTENTSAVAGDFNAPLGLTSPPLRGSGVDMALTPSDDPLMEMLPSRNDGFFDPSAMGLFGLLSETNGFPWGPGYIPDINGLPDPVQSPPWSTG; encoded by the coding sequence ATGAATGGAGCCATCATGGGCTTTCGCGCGCTGGCGCATTCTCTGCATCAGTATCATCCCCCTCTGTCGCACGCGGTCGCCTTGTTCGATGTCTTCAAGGCCAATGTGGCGCCTCTTGTGCGCGTCTTCCATATGCCCACCCTGGAGAGGCTGTTCTGGGATGCAGTGGCCTCCATGGATAGCATCGAGAAGAACATGGAAGCCCTCCTGTTCTCTATCTACTACTCCGCACTAATAAGCCTGGACTCTGAACAATGCTTCACCGCGCTTGGGATTTCCAGGTCCTCTGCGCTCGAGACATATCGCTTTGCCGTCGAGCAGGCCATGGCTCGCGCGaatctcctcaacacccagaatctcctcctcctgcaGGCAACGGTCCTGTTCCTGACAGCTGTGCGCAATGAAGACGACTCGCGCACGGTCTGGTCCCTCACTGCCCTCGTCTACCACATCGCACAGGCCATGGGCCTCCATCGCGATGGCGAAGCCTTCGGCCTAAGACCTCTAGAGACCGAACTACGACGCCGGCTCTGGTGGCACATCtgtctcctcgacaaccgcTCAACAGATTACCACGGCAGCGAGCCCATCGTGCACGAATCCGTCTTTGACACGAGGATGCCACTCAACATCAACGACTCCGATATAACCGCCGAAATGACCCAACCACCGCCAGAGCACGAGGGCACAACGGAAATGACACTCTCCCTTATCCGCTGCACCGCCATGCGAGTCGTCTGGAAAGTCGGGTACATGGCACCTCGCCAGAATTACAGCTCAGAAACCGACCAGCAAGACTCAGCCGATCGAATCGCACTAGCAGAAGACCTAGAGCATCGTCTCCACGACCAATTCCTCAAGTACTGTGACCCAAGCATCCCATTACTCCGGGTCGCCTCGACCGTTGCCCGAATCATCACAATGCGCATGTGGATGGGAATCCTCTCCCCAGTCGCCCGCAAGGACAGAACCATCCGAGAACGCCTATTTCGGGACTCAATTCAAGTGCTGGAACTCTCGACCGCGCTGCTAACAGAAGAAGACGTCAGCCGGTGGGCATGGCACTCCCGCACGCATATCCAGTGGTACTCGGTCGCCTTCCTGCTCGCTGAGCTATGCTGGAGACCCCCGTCCGCGGAGTGCGATCGCGCCTGGGAATGCGTTACGGCTGTGTACGACCGGTGGGTCACAATGGACCTGGACAAGAAGGGGACTCTATGGCGTCCTATCCGGCGGTTGATGGCGCGGGCCCGTTACGTGCGTGAGATCCGCAATGCCACGACGCATCCTGCTGGAGTGGTGCATCACTGGAGGTCTGCTGGTGGATGGCAGTCGCAGTTACAGTCGCAATCTCAATCACCATCGACAGAAAACACCAGCGCAGTGGCCGGGGACTTCAATGCGCCACTGGGGCTGACGTCCCCGCCTTTACGGGGATCCGGGGTAGATATGGCATTGACGCCGAGTGATGACCCCCTGATGGAGATGTTACCCTCAAGGAATGATGGGTTTTTTGATCCCTCAGCCATGGGCCTTTTTGGCTTACTATCCGAGACGAATGGGTTTCCTTGGGGACCAGGGTATATCCCTGATATAAATGGTTTACCTGATCCGGTGCAGTCGCCGCCTTGGTCAACGGGGTGA